The sequence AACCCTACGCCGTCTCGCTCGCCACTGCCGACGAAACCGGGCGGCCCAGTGTGCGAACCGTGCTGCTGCGCGGCGCAGATGCCCAGGGCTTCACGGTGTACAGCAACTATCAGAGCCACAAAGGACGTGATCTGGCGGTCAATCCGCAGGCCGAACTGCTGTTTTACTGGCCCCAGCAGGAGCGTCAGGTGCGAATCTATGGGCGGGTCGAGCGGCTGGACGATGCCGAGAGCAGCGCCTATTTCCACAAGCGCCCCCGCGAAAGTCAGCTGGCCGCGCACGCCAGCGACCCGCAGAGTGCCCCCATCGCCAGCCGAGCCGAGCTGGACGCCAAATTTGCGGCGCTGGAAGCCCGCTTCCCGGAAGGCGTCACGATTCCTCGGCCCGATTTCTGGGGCGGTTACCGCGTGCGGCCCGGCAGCTACGAGTTCTGGCAGGGCCGCGCAAACCGCATGCACGACCGCTTCGAGTACCTGCGAGACGGCGAGGGCTGGAGAATCACGCGCCTGATGCCCTGAGAACAGGGCGTCTGCCAGACGAG is a genomic window of Deinococcus ruber containing:
- the pdxH gene encoding pyridoxamine 5'-phosphate oxidase, which codes for MTDLTDLRLSYTRAELHRRDLNADPLSQFQGWLQEALAADLPEPYAVSLATADETGRPSVRTVLLRGADAQGFTVYSNYQSHKGRDLAVNPQAELLFYWPQQERQVRIYGRVERLDDAESSAYFHKRPRESQLAAHASDPQSAPIASRAELDAKFAALEARFPEGVTIPRPDFWGGYRVRPGSYEFWQGRANRMHDRFEYLRDGEGWRITRLMP